One stretch of Pradoshia sp. D12 DNA includes these proteins:
- a CDS encoding glycoside hydrolase family 3 protein, which produces MLKNRKWFLIILVMSVFLTTGFSSQTKKPANPNDGVRDIVIYQNLHEVDKTISGNSVKMKAVNVYHDGHFTKTNKVKWSVANKRIAKISSNGTLTITGKSGVAVILATSGKKIDTAFLVVDKKGNATFRSIKQKRYQLAEYAVSKMKLEEKIGQMLMPDYRNWDGKNVTEMLPEIEQQIKDYDLGGVILFRENVVTTEQTARLVDAYQLASEKYGMLISIDQEGGIVTRLQSGTDMPGNMALGATRSGTITKDVARAIGEELGSLGINTNFAPSLDVNNNSNNPVIGVRSFSEDPKLTAELGTAYIEGMQETGTIATAKHFPGHGDTAVDSHVGLPEVPYEMERLKEVELYPFQQAMNAGVDAIMTAHITFPKVDDTKVISKKTREEVSIPATLSHRFLTELVREEMDYDGLIVTDAMNMGAITEHYGTVDAAIMSVKAGTDIVLMPVGLEDVRNGLLDAVRNRDIKEKRIDASVKRILSLKIKRGIFKEESPDPLEERIEKALETVGSPEHKAIEKTAAEKSITLVKNNNQLLPLNDLQESGKIVVIGMTYNQELYNAIKEKHANTEEITLPSSYQLTDAQKEQLRQADYIIIGSHTSNVAMRLPTHPQMQRINDITDNYNAPSIAVAIRNPYDIMSFPQVDAYITQYGFRTASFKATAAAIFGEINPSGKLPVTIPNGQGETLYPFGHGLSY; this is translated from the coding sequence ATATTGAAAAATAGGAAATGGTTCTTGATTATACTTGTGATGAGTGTATTCCTGACGACCGGATTCAGCAGCCAAACTAAGAAACCAGCAAATCCAAATGATGGTGTGCGAGATATTGTAATCTATCAAAATCTGCATGAGGTTGATAAAACGATTAGCGGCAACAGTGTCAAAATGAAGGCAGTGAACGTCTACCATGATGGTCATTTTACAAAGACAAATAAGGTAAAATGGTCGGTTGCAAATAAACGTATCGCGAAAATTAGTTCTAATGGAACCTTGACGATTACAGGGAAATCAGGAGTGGCAGTCATTCTTGCTACATCGGGAAAAAAGATAGACACTGCCTTTTTGGTAGTGGATAAAAAGGGAAATGCAACATTCCGCTCCATCAAGCAAAAACGGTACCAGCTTGCTGAATATGCCGTTAGCAAGATGAAGTTAGAAGAGAAAATCGGGCAAATGCTTATGCCTGATTACCGGAACTGGGATGGCAAGAATGTGACAGAGATGCTGCCGGAGATAGAACAGCAAATTAAGGATTATGACTTGGGTGGAGTTATTCTATTCCGCGAAAATGTTGTAACGACTGAGCAAACCGCTCGTCTCGTGGATGCGTATCAGCTCGCCTCTGAGAAATATGGGATGCTCATCTCAATTGATCAAGAGGGTGGAATTGTGACCAGGCTGCAATCTGGAACTGATATGCCCGGCAATATGGCCTTAGGAGCTACACGGTCTGGGACAATCACGAAAGATGTTGCGCGTGCCATTGGCGAGGAGCTCGGTTCGCTTGGCATTAATACAAACTTTGCCCCATCGCTTGATGTCAACAATAATAGTAACAATCCTGTCATTGGTGTCCGTTCCTTCAGTGAAGACCCGAAACTAACCGCTGAACTAGGAACTGCTTATATTGAAGGCATGCAGGAAACAGGCACGATTGCAACGGCCAAGCATTTTCCAGGTCATGGCGATACGGCAGTTGATTCCCATGTTGGACTTCCAGAAGTTCCATATGAGATGGAGAGATTAAAGGAAGTGGAACTATACCCGTTTCAGCAAGCGATGAATGCTGGTGTTGATGCCATCATGACCGCGCATATCACCTTTCCGAAGGTAGATGACACGAAAGTGATTTCCAAAAAGACCCGTGAGGAAGTCTCTATACCAGCAACTCTCTCCCACCGCTTTCTGACAGAATTGGTTAGGGAGGAAATGGACTATGATGGATTGATCGTTACAGACGCCATGAACATGGGTGCTATCACCGAGCATTATGGAACTGTCGATGCGGCCATCATGTCTGTTAAGGCAGGTACGGACATTGTACTTATGCCCGTTGGACTAGAGGATGTTCGTAATGGGCTCCTTGATGCAGTAAGAAATCGCGATATTAAAGAAAAGCGAATTGATGCATCCGTAAAACGGATCCTGTCACTGAAAATCAAAAGGGGCATCTTTAAAGAAGAATCCCCAGACCCACTTGAAGAAAGAATCGAAAAAGCGCTTGAGACCGTTGGTTCACCAGAGCATAAGGCGATCGAGAAAACAGCTGCAGAGAAATCTATTACCCTCGTCAAGAATAACAATCAGCTCCTGCCTTTAAATGACTTGCAGGAATCCGGAAAGATTGTCGTTATCGGTATGACCTACAACCAAGAATTATATAACGCTATTAAAGAAAAGCATGCCAACACTGAGGAGATTACCCTTCCTTCTAGCTATCAACTGACCGATGCACAGAAGGAGCAGCTTCGTCAGGCGGATTATATTATTATTGGCAGCCATACATCAAATGTAGCAATGAGGTTACCTACCCATCCTCAAATGCAGAGAATTAATGATATTACCGACAACTATAATGCGCCTTCTATAGCTGTTGCGATTCGTAATCCATATGACATTATGTCCTTTCCTCAGGTTGATGCATATATCACTCAATATGGTTTCCGTACCGCAAGCTTTAAAGCAACTGCAGCAGCCATTTTCGGTGAAATAAATCCATCTGGTAAACTCCCTGTCACGATCCCGAACGGGCAAGGGGAAACTTTATATCCATTTGGCCATGGTTTATCCTACTAA
- a CDS encoding exo-beta-N-acetylmuramidase NamZ domain-containing protein, translating into MQKRSFAVLFTLILILSTISFAQAGQKDKHKKKDLELGVDVILSDKKELLEGKRVGLITNPTGVDQELNSIVDRFYEDEDINLTALYGPEHGVRGDAQAGSYVDFYIDETTGLPVYSLYGKTRKPTPEMLKDIDVLVFDIQDVGARFYTYIYTMALAMDAAKEQGIPFIVLDRPNPLGGLKVEGPILEAPEYASFIGQYEIPLRHGMTVGELAKLFNKEFGIGADLTVVKMKNWKRHMNYEDTGLEWVLPSPNMPTLDTAYVYPGTGLIEGTNLSEGRGTTKPFELLGAPFINGTELAKELNKLNLKGVQFRAASFTPTFSKHSGILSHGVQVHITDYNDFVPLEAGLHIVKTIHDMYPDDFEFRTEDSKGISYFDLLIGNGWIRDDIEAGKSVKQIKQKWEKDLKDFMKLRSKYLLYR; encoded by the coding sequence ATGCAGAAGAGAAGTTTCGCTGTCCTATTCACACTGATTCTGATTTTATCAACGATTTCTTTCGCCCAAGCAGGTCAAAAGGACAAGCATAAAAAGAAGGATTTAGAACTAGGCGTCGACGTTATTCTAAGTGATAAAAAAGAATTGCTGGAAGGTAAAAGGGTAGGTCTCATCACAAATCCGACCGGTGTAGATCAAGAGCTTAACAGCATTGTTGACCGTTTCTATGAGGATGAGGATATCAATCTCACCGCTTTATATGGCCCGGAACATGGAGTTAGAGGAGACGCGCAGGCCGGCAGCTATGTTGATTTCTACATTGATGAAACTACTGGTCTTCCTGTATACAGCCTTTACGGCAAAACCCGTAAACCAACACCGGAAATGTTAAAAGATATTGATGTACTTGTATTTGATATTCAGGATGTAGGCGCACGCTTCTATACGTATATTTACACAATGGCATTAGCGATGGATGCGGCAAAGGAACAAGGAATCCCATTCATCGTACTTGATCGCCCGAATCCCCTAGGAGGACTGAAGGTGGAAGGACCGATTCTTGAAGCACCCGAATATGCTTCGTTTATCGGGCAATACGAAATCCCACTCAGACATGGGATGACTGTTGGAGAACTCGCGAAACTATTTAACAAGGAATTTGGCATTGGGGCGGATTTAACCGTTGTAAAAATGAAAAATTGGAAGCGTCATATGAATTATGAAGATACAGGACTAGAATGGGTCCTTCCATCCCCAAACATGCCGACACTCGACACAGCTTATGTATACCCGGGCACAGGATTAATTGAAGGCACGAATTTATCCGAAGGGCGCGGAACAACGAAACCTTTTGAATTGCTCGGAGCCCCATTCATAAATGGAACAGAGCTAGCAAAGGAGCTAAACAAGCTAAACTTAAAAGGTGTTCAATTCCGAGCAGCCTCGTTCACGCCGACATTCTCGAAGCATAGTGGAATCCTATCCCATGGTGTTCAGGTTCATATAACAGACTATAATGATTTCGTGCCTCTTGAGGCAGGTCTTCATATCGTTAAGACCATTCATGACATGTATCCGGATGATTTCGAATTCCGTACAGAGGACAGCAAAGGAATTTCCTATTTCGACTTGCTTATCGGCAACGGCTGGATTCGCGATGATATCGAAGCAGGTAAATCCGTAAAACAAATCAAGCAGAAATGGGAAAAGGATTTGAAAGACTTCATGAAACTAAGATCTAAATATTTGCTGTATAGATAA